The window TCGCCGACGGACACCCGCCCGACTCGCGCCGCCCCGCCGCCGGCACCGGCACGTCACCTCGCCCGGTCGATCGCGGCCTGCAACGACTGCTTGTACGAGGTGCTGGTGGCGGTCGCCCCGGAGACGGTGTCCACGTCGGCGCTCTGCCGCTGCACCACCAGCCCGGAGCCACCGCTGTAGCGGCCGTCGACCTGCTCGCTGCGCTGGTCGGACTGGGCGGTCTCCTCGGGCAGCTCCAGGGCCACCACGTCGACGATCCGCGTCCCGGAGAGGGTGATCTGCACCTGCACGTTGCCGTACTCGTTCTCCACCACCGGCCCCGTGACGGTGCGGGTCGTCGGCGCGGGCGGCGGCTTCGTGGTGGTGCGCGGCGCGGACGGCGCCCGGCTGGTGACGCTGGGCCGGCTCGCCGGCGCCCGGGTGGCGGTGCGACCGGGCCGGGGGGACGCGCTGGTGCGGGCCGGCGACGGCGGGGCGGAGACCTCCCCGCCGCCCGGGGCCGGACCGGCTGGCGCGGGGACCACCGGTGGGGGCGCCGCCGGCAGGTCCTGGGCGACCGGGCTGGTGCCCGGCGAGCCCTTCAGCACCACCATGGCGGTGGTGCCGGCCGCCAGGCCGGTGATCGCGAGCAGGGCGCGACGCATGGAAGCCTTCCTACAGCTCGAACGTGGCCAGGTGGATCTGCCGGCGGGGCACGCCGGCCTCGCGGAGCACCCGCAGCGACTGCTCGACCAGGCCGGGCGGGCCGCAGAGGTAGACATCGCGCCGGGCGAGGTCGGGCACCAGCCGGCGCAGCCCGTCCGGGCTCATCACCTGGCGGGGGCCGGGATCGTGGCGGGAGCCGACGACGTACCAGATCGCGGTGTCCCGGGCCTCGGCGAGCCAGTCCAGCTCGCGGTGCAGCAGCACGTCGTCCGGGGTGCGGGCGCGGTAGATCAGCGCGGCGCCGGGCGGCAACTCCTCCAGCATGGCCCGGATGGGGGTGATCCCGCTGCCGCCGGCGATCAGCAGGGCCCGCTCGCGGGTGCGGTGGGCGGCGGTGAAGGTGCCCGACGGGCCCTCCGCCCAGACGCGGGTGCCCGCTTCGAGGTCGCGCAGGTCGGCGGTGTGCCTGCCGACCACCTTGACGGTGAGCCGCAGCCAGCGGCCGTTGGCGGCGGCCGAGACCGAGAACGGGTGCGCCTGCCACCAGCAGCCCCGGGCGAGGAACCGCCAGCGGAAGAACTGCCCGCCGAGCATTTCCAGGCGCTCCAGCCGGTCGCCGGTCAGGTAGATCGAGATCGTGTCCGGGCTCTCCGCGACCACGTCGGCGACCCGCAGCCGGTGCCGCAGGTTGAACGCCAGCGGCGCGACGACCCGGCCCCAGAGCAGGGCGGCGAGCACCACCACGTACATCGCGATCCAGAAGGTGCGCACCGGGCCGGGCCGGAACAGCTGCGCGCCGTTGCTGAACTGGTGGGCGAAGCCGAGCAGCAGCACCGCGTAGCTCGACAGGTGCAGGGCGTGCCACAGCTCGTAGGGCAGCGCGGTCCGGATCGCCCGGACGCTGGTGAGGCCGACCAGCACCAGGATGCCGGCGGCGGCGAACGCCGAGACCATGTCCTCGTAGTCGCGCAGCAGCACGCCGGCCTCGGTGAGCACCGGGTTGTCCTCCAGGTCGGCGTAGCCGACCAGGATCAGCGACGCGTGCGCGAGCACGGCCACCAGCAGGGTGGCCCCGACGTCGCGGTGCCAGCGGGCGATCCGCTCGCCGCCGGCCCACCGCTCCAGGATCGGCAGCCGGCTCATCATCAGCACCTGCACGAGCAGCAGGTAGCCGGCGACCAGCCCGGTGATCCGGCCGGCGGCGGTCACGGTGGCGGCCGTCGTCCGCAGCGATCCGGGCGGGGTGTCCAGCCACCAGGGCAGCACGCTGGCGAGCAGGCCGACGACGAGCAGCGCGGCCAGCAGCCGCCGGCCGCCGGGTCCGCGTCGCGGCGGCACCAGGAGGCGTACGTCCGCAGCCGGCCGGCCGCCGCGCCGGGACGGGGTCGTCCCGGCGCGGCGGCCGGCGGCGTGGGTGCGCGGGTACGTCACGCGTACAGCTTCATCGGGCGGTACTTCTGCCGGGGGAAGATCTTGTCCACCTCCGCGTTGGTGAGCCCGAAGCGGCCCTGCGCGACGGCCCCGTAGACGTTGAACATGTTGTTGTACTCGGGCACGTCGCCGGAGTCCAGGTCGGACAGCCCGTTCCAGGTGCCCAGCAGCGAGCCGGCGAGCTTGCGGCCGGAGAGCACGGTGACCACCCCGCCGTGGCCGTGGTCGGTGCCGCCGCCGTTGGAGGCGACCCGCCGGCCGAACTCGCTGGAGACCATGATGGTCACGTCGGCCGACTTCTCCCCCAGGTCGGTGAAGAACGCCGCCATGGCGCCGGCCAGCTCGTTGAGCCGCCGGTGCAGCTGACCGCCGTCGCGGGTGCCCTGGTTCTCGTGGGTGTCGTAGCCGCCCATCCCGACGGTGGCGACCCGGACGTTCGCCCCGCCCTTGATGAGCTGGGCGAGCTGCTGGAACGCGTAGCCGACACCCTTGTACTCGACGCCCTCGGCCGCCTGGTACGGCTTCGCGGCGAGGCGCTGCGCGGTGGCCAGCGCGCCCAGGCCGTCCTGCACGGCGTCCTGCACCGGGTGGTTGATCCCGGTGAAGAGCCCCTTGATCGCCTTCTCGGTCGCGGCCCGGTACCGGTCGTCGCCGTTGAGCCGCAGCGAGCCGACGCTGTTGAGCGAGAGCGCGCCGTTGTTGCCGACCAGGGACCGGGGCAGCGTGCTGCCGATGCCGACGCTGCGGAACGCGGTGCCCGTGCCGAGCGCGTCGACCAGGCTGTCCAGCCAGCCCCGGCCGCCGGTCTCGCTGGGCAGCCCGCCGAGGTTGCAGGCGTCCGCGGCCTGGAAGTGGCTGCGGGACAGCCGCTCGTCGGAGACCGCCGGGACGAAGCCCAGGTTGCCGCTCTTCAGCCACTTCTCCAGCGGCTTGAACGCGCTGGTCAGCTTGAAGCCGCGGCCCACGGCCAGGGAGTCGTCGCCGAGCAGCAGGTCGGGGCGGGCCTTGGCGAGCACCGGGTCGTCCGCCGGGGCGACCAGGCTCAGCCCGTCCAGCCCGCCGTAGAGGAAGACGTGGATCAGGGTGCCGGTCTTGGTGGCGGCGAACGAGGCCGAGGTGGTGACGAACTGGGCGGTCGCGAGGGCGGTGGCGGTGGCGGCGGCGCCGGCCACGAACGTCCGCCGGGTCACGCCCCGACCGTCCTGCTGGGCCTCCTCGAGGTCCTCCAGCCGCCGGTAGCGGTCGGCCTCGGCGGCGTTCTCGGCGGCGACGATGTCGGCCTCCGCCCGCAGCAGCGCCTCGGCCGGGTCGTCGGCCAGCCGCCGCAGGTCGGGGCATTCGGGGTGCAGGGGGAACGTGTGCACAGTCTTCTCCATCGGGTGCCTCACCGGAGGTGGTGCTGGGGGGAAGCGAGGATCGCCCGCGCTACGGCGGTGACGGCCCCGTCGAACGTGGCGTCGACCTTGTCGCCGGCAGCCACGCCGGCCACGCCGAGGATCAGGGACCGTTCCCTGGCGCTCAGCTTCTGACCCACCAGCCGCAGGGCCAGCGCGTCCACGTACGCCCCGGCGGTGGCCGGTGGCCGGGCCACCAGCTTCTCCGGCGGGGTGTAGGTGAAGACGGTGCGTCGGCCGGCGAGCAGCTCGCCCGCCTCGTTCCAGCCGTGGACCATGGTGCCGGCGGAGGTCCAGGCCACGTAGACGTCCGGGTAGCCGTCGGGGGTGGGCTGGCCCATCGGGTACTGGCCCAGCTCGCGCATCCGGTCGTGGATCTGCCGCAGCCCCCGGGCGTACGGGGTGCGCTTGTTGTCGCCGTTGTCGTGCTTCGGCGACGCCTCCGGGGACACCCCCAGGACCCGGTACGTGGCGACCAGGTACTCCATCGGCCGGCGCACCTTCTGGCCCACCGCCGCCCAGAACTCCGAGGAGCTGAACAGCGTCATCAGCACCGGCTTGATCATGCCCTTGTTCAGGCTGTACGACTTCGCCAGCCGCTCCACGAGGGACTTCGGCGGGGTGTCCGAGACGAACCGGGTGGCCAGGCTCTGCGCCACGTACTTCGCGGTGGACGGGTGCAGCGCGATGTACGTGATGTACGCGTCGATGGCCGCCTCGGCCTTCTTCGGGTCCTTCGAGGCGTTCGCGTGGGTGAAGCCGAGCACCTTCACCTTGCCGACGTAGTGCCGCTCGGGGCGGAACACGTACTTCCCGTCGTTGACGCCCCGGCCGGTCTGCAGCAGGGCCGCCTGCCGGACGTCCTTCTCGGTGTAGCCGCCGTCGACGCCGACCGAGTACAGCTCCAGGTTCTCGCGGGCCAGGTTCTCGTTGACCGCGTCGGCGCGGGAGTCGTTCTGATTGAGGTAGAGCAGCAGCGCCGGGTGCCGGTTCGCGGCGAGCAGCATCTCGGGGTAGCTGCCGAGGGCGTGCGCCCGGACGACGTCCCGGTCGAAGGACGCCCGGTAGACCTCGCCCCCGTCGAAGTCCGCGGCGACGTGCAGGAAGTCGTTCCAGAAGTCGACCATGACCTCGAACAGCTGCCGCTGCGACCAGATCTGCCGGGCGATGGTGGCGTCCACCATCTCCTTCTCCGGCTGCGCGCCGCGCTCGTTGAGCTGCTCGCGCTGCTCGCGCAGCTGCGCGGTGCCCAGCTTCAGCGTCGGCAGGTCGGCGAGCTTCAGCTCGGCCTTCGTCGGGGCGATCTTGTCGGGGTCGAGCTGCCAGCGCAGCCAGCCGTCGATGCCCCGCTCCTTGATGTCGGCGAGGACCTGCCTGGTGGCGCCGAAGGTGGCCCGGCGGGCCAGGTGCAGGATCGGGTCCTTGGCGAGCACCGTCTTGACGGTCACCTTGGTCTCCGCGGCGGCGGCGGCCGGCCCGGAGAAGGTCCGGCCGCCGGCCGGCGCGTTCTTCTTCAGCGCCTCGCCGGCCCGGGAGCCCATGTAGCTCTCGTTCTGCTCGGTGTAGGTGCGCACCGTGCTCGGCTGCTGGCCGCTCGGCCGGGCGGGGGTGCCGTCGGTGACCGTGGTGCCGGTGGCGTCGCCGGCCACCGCCTCGTCGCCGAGGAGGCTGCGGATCTGCGGGGTCATCGCCAGGGCGGCGCCACCGGCGACCACGGCCGCGGTGCCGCCGAGGGCCACGAGGGCCTTGCGCCGGCCGACCTTGGGGCCCGGCTCGTCGCCGTCGTCCAGGTTGGGCAGTCCCGGGCCGGCCGACGGCGCGGCGGCCTGCCGCGCGAAGCCCTCCGGGCCGACCCACTGCGGCCCGCGCGCGGCCGGGTGCCCGGCGTGCGCGTACTGGCCCTGCGTGTCTTCGGGGTGTCCGCCCTGGTGCGGGGCGCGCGCGTCGTGGCCGTACGGGGTGGGGGCGTAGGTGTCGCGGTGACCGTCGCCGGCGGCGGGGTACTGACGCCCGTCCCATCCGCGATCGTCCCGCGGTCGCCGTGGTGGCACATTCTGGTCGGCCATGTACCAATCCGTTTCTGCTGCGCCGCGACGACTGGCACCGGGCACGGGGGCAGGTGCGGCGACTGGTGCCTGAGGGGGTTGTCACCGGAAGGTAATGAAGCGTTCAGGTGCCTTCAAGCAGCACCGGAAGCCCCCAGGACGGCACTTAAGGCGCCGCTCAGCGCGGGTCGGCGACACCGGAACCCGGCGCCGCCCGGCACGGACCTCGCGAGCAGGGCGTACGCGGCACGGCACGGGCCGGACCCGGCCATCGCGGCCGACCCGGCGCGGGAGGGTCATTTCATCGCCACAGGCAAATTTAAGGTTCGGCTAAGCCTGCGCTGAGGCGCTCCCCGCGCACCCGGAGGGCCGGGGCGCGGCCGGACGGGCGTGGGCCGGGCGGGGCCGCAAAGTAGCAGCAGGACGGGAGCGTGAGCCGCCGCCGCAGCGGGTATGCCGCCGAACCGCTGAACACGTGAGGGGAAGGCACATGCTCAGCAAAGAGGATCAGCGCAGGTTCGAGCAGATCACCCGTCAGCTCCGGGAGAGCGATCCGGCGTTCTTCGCCCGGCTCGACAACCGGGCCCGGGCCCGTCGCGGCCGGTGGCTGATGCTGTTGACGATCGTGCTGTGGGCCTCGCTGCCGGCGATGACCGTGCTGGCCGGGCGACTGGCCGGGGCCGTCTGCGCGGTGGTCCTGGTGGCCAACGCCGCACTCATGTGGCGGTTCCGCCGCCGCTGGCTGTGAGCCGGGGCCGCGTACCGTTCCGCCGGCGGTCTCACCCGCCGAGGAGCCGGTACGCCCGCCGCAGCCGCTCCAGGAGACCGGGCCCGCCGATGGCGGGGGCCGGCGCGCCGAGCTGCCGCAGCAGCAGGTCCGGTCCGGTCGACAGGCTGGGTGGCCGGTCGGGCAACGGGACCGGCGGCAGCCAGAACCGGTCGACCGCCTCGGCCAGCGGCGCCGGCGGCAGGCCGGCGAGCGCCCGCGACGCCCCGACCGGCGGGGCGGCCACGGCGTCCCGCCCGGCACCCAAAACAGCGCCGTCCCGCGTGGACTCCGCCGTCGGCAGCAACGCACCGTCCGGGATGGACGGCGCGGGCTGCGGTCCGGCACCGTCCGCCACGGACGGCACGGCACCGTCCGACATGGACGGCGAGGCCGGCACGGCACCGTCCGAGCTGGACGGCGTGGTCGGCACCGCACCGTTCGGCAGGGACGGCGACGCCGGTGCGGCCTCCGTCGCGGCCGGCTGGTCGTCGGCGCCTGCGGCATCGGCCCGCAGGACGCGCAGCCGGTCGAGCAGCTGCGTCCGGCTCCGACCCCGCCAGTGCAGCAACTGGAACGGGTCGGCGTCGAACGCCTCCGCGAGCAGGTAGAACGTGGCCGCGAGATGCTTGCAGGGAACGGCGAAGTCGGGGCAGCTGCACCGTTGACGCAGCTCCGCCACGCCGGCGGGGAAGAGCGGGGCGCCGGCGGCCCCGAACAGCTCCTCCAGTTCCGGGGGCAGGTCGCCGGCGAGCAGCCGGGCGCTGAAGAACGCCTGGGCGGCCAGCTCCGCCTCCACGCGGGCCCAGATCGCCTCCGGAAACGGCGGCAGCGCGATGCTCACCTCGTACGGCTGCGCGCGGGAGCCCTGCACGACGGCGCCGACGGTGCCCGGGGCGACCTCCAGCCGGACCACCTGTCCGGCCCGCGCGTACGACCGGCCACGGGTCAGCCGGGTGCCGAGGGCGAACGACTCCAGCACCTCCAGGAAGCGTTGGGACCACCAGGACCGGCCGATGGCCCCCCGGGTGCTGCGGGCCCGCAGCCCGCCGTCGACCCGGCGCGGCCGGCCGTAGTCGGCGAACCGGCCGCTGGCGCCGCCGTCGCCCTGCGCCTGCCCGCTCACTCCACCACCGCCCCGGCCTCCAGGGTGAACAACTCGCGCAGCTGCGTCGTGGACAGCTCGGTGACCCACTGCTCGCCGGTGCCGACGACCGAGGCGGCGAGGCTGCGCTTGTCGGCGATCAGCGCCGCCACCTTCTCCTCCACCGTGCCGGCGCAGACGAACTTGCGGACCTGCACCCGGCGCCGCTGACCGATGCGGAACGCCCGGTCGGTGGCCTGGTCCTCGACGGCGGGGTTCCACCACCGGTCGACGTGCACCACGTGGTTGGCCTCGGTGAGGGTGAGTCCGGTGCCGCCGGCCTTGAGCGACAGGACGAAGATCGCCGGTCCCCCCGGGGACTGGAACCGGGTCACCATGGCGTCCCGGTCGGCCTTGCCGACCCCGCCGTGCAGGAAGAGCACCTCCCGGCCGAAGCGGGCCGACAGGTGCCCGCGCAGCATGCCACCGAACTCGGCGTACTGGGTGAAGAGCAAAGCCCGCTCCCCCGCCGCGAGGAC is drawn from Micromonospora sp. NBC_01740 and contains these coding sequences:
- a CDS encoding DUF1501 domain-containing protein, coding for MHTFPLHPECPDLRRLADDPAEALLRAEADIVAAENAAEADRYRRLEDLEEAQQDGRGVTRRTFVAGAAATATALATAQFVTTSASFAATKTGTLIHVFLYGGLDGLSLVAPADDPVLAKARPDLLLGDDSLAVGRGFKLTSAFKPLEKWLKSGNLGFVPAVSDERLSRSHFQAADACNLGGLPSETGGRGWLDSLVDALGTGTAFRSVGIGSTLPRSLVGNNGALSLNSVGSLRLNGDDRYRAATEKAIKGLFTGINHPVQDAVQDGLGALATAQRLAAKPYQAAEGVEYKGVGYAFQQLAQLIKGGANVRVATVGMGGYDTHENQGTRDGGQLHRRLNELAGAMAAFFTDLGEKSADVTIMVSSEFGRRVASNGGGTDHGHGGVVTVLSGRKLAGSLLGTWNGLSDLDSGDVPEYNNMFNVYGAVAQGRFGLTNAEVDKIFPRQKYRPMKLYA
- a CDS encoding DUF3040 domain-containing protein; protein product: MLSKEDQRRFEQITRQLRESDPAFFARLDNRARARRGRWLMLLTIVLWASLPAMTVLAGRLAGAVCAVVLVANAALMWRFRRRWL
- a CDS encoding DUF1800 domain-containing protein; translation: MADQNVPPRRPRDDRGWDGRQYPAAGDGHRDTYAPTPYGHDARAPHQGGHPEDTQGQYAHAGHPAARGPQWVGPEGFARQAAAPSAGPGLPNLDDGDEPGPKVGRRKALVALGGTAAVVAGGAALAMTPQIRSLLGDEAVAGDATGTTVTDGTPARPSGQQPSTVRTYTEQNESYMGSRAGEALKKNAPAGGRTFSGPAAAAAETKVTVKTVLAKDPILHLARRATFGATRQVLADIKERGIDGWLRWQLDPDKIAPTKAELKLADLPTLKLGTAQLREQREQLNERGAQPEKEMVDATIARQIWSQRQLFEVMVDFWNDFLHVAADFDGGEVYRASFDRDVVRAHALGSYPEMLLAANRHPALLLYLNQNDSRADAVNENLARENLELYSVGVDGGYTEKDVRQAALLQTGRGVNDGKYVFRPERHYVGKVKVLGFTHANASKDPKKAEAAIDAYITYIALHPSTAKYVAQSLATRFVSDTPPKSLVERLAKSYSLNKGMIKPVLMTLFSSSEFWAAVGQKVRRPMEYLVATYRVLGVSPEASPKHDNGDNKRTPYARGLRQIHDRMRELGQYPMGQPTPDGYPDVYVAWTSAGTMVHGWNEAGELLAGRRTVFTYTPPEKLVARPPATAGAYVDALALRLVGQKLSARERSLILGVAGVAAGDKVDATFDGAVTAVARAILASPQHHLR
- a CDS encoding ferredoxin reductase family protein, giving the protein MTYPRTHAAGRRAGTTPSRRGGRPAADVRLLVPPRRGPGGRRLLAALLVVGLLASVLPWWLDTPPGSLRTTAATVTAAGRITGLVAGYLLLVQVLMMSRLPILERWAGGERIARWHRDVGATLLVAVLAHASLILVGYADLEDNPVLTEAGVLLRDYEDMVSAFAAAGILVLVGLTSVRAIRTALPYELWHALHLSSYAVLLLGFAHQFSNGAQLFRPGPVRTFWIAMYVVVLAALLWGRVVAPLAFNLRHRLRVADVVAESPDTISIYLTGDRLERLEMLGGQFFRWRFLARGCWWQAHPFSVSAAANGRWLRLTVKVVGRHTADLRDLEAGTRVWAEGPSGTFTAAHRTRERALLIAGGSGITPIRAMLEELPPGAALIYRARTPDDVLLHRELDWLAEARDTAIWYVVGSRHDPGPRQVMSPDGLRRLVPDLARRDVYLCGPPGLVEQSLRVLREAGVPRRQIHLATFEL
- a CDS encoding FMN-binding protein, encoding MRRALLAITGLAAGTTAMVVLKGSPGTSPVAQDLPAAPPPVVPAPAGPAPGGGEVSAPPSPARTSASPRPGRTATRAPASRPSVTSRAPSAPRTTTKPPPAPTTRTVTGPVVENEYGNVQVQITLSGTRIVDVVALELPEETAQSDQRSEQVDGRYSGGSGLVVQRQSADVDTVSGATATSTSYKQSLQAAIDRAR
- a CDS encoding SWIM zinc finger family protein, with amino-acid sequence MSGQAQGDGGASGRFADYGRPRRVDGGLRARSTRGAIGRSWWSQRFLEVLESFALGTRLTRGRSYARAGQVVRLEVAPGTVGAVVQGSRAQPYEVSIALPPFPEAIWARVEAELAAQAFFSARLLAGDLPPELEELFGAAGAPLFPAGVAELRQRCSCPDFAVPCKHLAATFYLLAEAFDADPFQLLHWRGRSRTQLLDRLRVLRADAAGADDQPAATEAAPASPSLPNGAVPTTPSSSDGAVPASPSMSDGAVPSVADGAGPQPAPSIPDGALLPTAESTRDGAVLGAGRDAVAAPPVGASRALAGLPPAPLAEAVDRFWLPPVPLPDRPPSLSTGPDLLLRQLGAPAPAIGGPGLLERLRRAYRLLGG